Genomic window (Megamonas funiformis):
AATTACTATATTTTTTAACCTATATTATTTTAATATCTTATCTTTTGTTAATCAAATAACTGTATTTTTTTCAATGATCAATGGATAATTTTCAGCACCTTTTAACCATTTACCATCGGATACTACTACATTTTTATCGCAAATTACATTTTCTACTAGAGCATCATCTTGTAATTCACAATTCTGCATGATTACGCTATTTTTAACTTGAACGCCTTTTCCGATTTTAACACCACGGAATAAGATACTGTTTTCTACAGAACCTTCAATTACGCAACCATTTGCAACTAAAGAATTATTAACTTTTGCTTGTTTTTTGTACTGTACAGGAGCTTCATCACGAACTCTTGTATAGATTGGGTTATAACCCATGAATAATTCTTCCCAAATTTCTGGTTCTAACAAGTCCATATTAGTTTTGAAATAGGAACTTGTAGAGCAGATTTCAGATACATAACCTTCATGTTGGAAGCCATAAATATTTAAATTATCCTGATGACGTAAAATACCATCAATCAAGAAATCATAGCCACCACGTTCATATGCTGTAGATATGATTTCCATGAATTTTTTACGGGACATTAAATAAATACCCATGAATACTTTGGAATTTTCATAAACAGCTGGACGGTTAGCAATTTCTGTAACAAGACCATTTTCACCAGTCTGTAAAATAGTTGCATTATCTGGACGTTCTTTATTTTCAATATGGTAAACCATAGTGATATCAGCACTAGTATTCTGATGGAAACGAAGAGCTGTAGTAAAGTCTATATTATAAACAAAACGGCTGTTGCAGATTAATACATATTCTTGTTCAGACTGTCTGATAAAGCTCATATGTCTATAGAAAGACTGTAAGTTACCATTACGGCTATCTTTATCCATTTTTATAGCTGGTAAATAGAATAAACCATCATGACGACGTGCTAAATCCCAGTCTTTACCAGAACGAAGATGGTCTAAGATAGAACGAGATTTTGCTGGCATCATCATACCAATTTTTGTAATACCAGAGTTAACCATGCTAGATAAAGCAAAGTCTAATAAACGATAACGACCTGCAAAAGGTAATGTTGCAACAGGTCTTTTTGTTGTAAGTGTTCTTATTTGTTTATCGTCTTCATATAAATCCATTATTCCGAGAACATTTTTCATAATTATATCCCTCTCTTATTTTATCCCACATTTACATTTTCAGTTGCATCGGAAACAACCATTGGTCGTACAGTTTCACCTTCAGGAATTACTACAATAGTGCCATCGTCACTACCTACTTGAGCAGTTGCTTCAATTTTGCTGTTTTGAGCTACAATAGCTTTTTCAACAACAGCATCTGCTTCAATTTTTGCAAATGGCATAATTACAGAATTGCTTACTTTTGCACCTTTAGCAATGCGTACACCTGGGAATATAACAGAATTTTTTACTTCACCGCAAATCATAGAACCTTCGCTTACAAGAGAATTTTTAATT
Coding sequences:
- the glgD gene encoding glucose-1-phosphate adenylyltransferase subunit GlgD; this translates as MKNVLGIMDLYEDDKQIRTLTTKRPVATLPFAGRYRLLDFALSSMVNSGITKIGMMMPAKSRSILDHLRSGKDWDLARRHDGLFYLPAIKMDKDSRNGNLQSFYRHMSFIRQSEQEYVLICNSRFVYNIDFTTALRFHQNTSADITMVYHIENKERPDNATILQTGENGLVTEIANRPAVYENSKVFMGIYLMSRKKFMEIISTAYERGGYDFLIDGILRHQDNLNIYGFQHEGYVSEICSTSSYFKTNMDLLEPEIWEELFMGYNPIYTRVRDEAPVQYKKQAKVNNSLVANGCVIEGSVENSILFRGVKIGKGVQVKNSVIMQNCELQDDALVENVICDKNVVVSDGKWLKGAENYPLIIEKNTVI